The following are from one region of the Heliangelus exortis chromosome 2, bHelExo1.hap1, whole genome shotgun sequence genome:
- the RP9 gene encoding retinitis pigmentosa 9 protein — protein sequence MPRSTAQPPPAEVSAVPAAPRPAGEVKPKCATWRAGSGGGVAATSASAAALPAGPMSHRARRGQEEVEEPGVEEEEAAAARGSQARPRSHPESTASGGRTQDRHERKRKRQEAQQLQKLQHLESFYEKPPPGLIKENETKPEDCIPDVPGNESAREFLAHAPTKGLWMPLGKEVKVMQCWRCKRYGHRTGDKECPFFIKGNQKLEQFRVAHEDPMYDIIRENKRHEKEMRIQQLKQLLEDSTSEDDGNSDDEEDSSSSTSSEGKHKKKKRKKEKKKKEKKKKKKRKRKSSKSNDKSESD from the exons ATGCCCCGCAGCACCGCGCAGCCGCCGCCGGCGGAAGTCAGCGCTGTGCCGGCTGCGCCCCGCCCGGCAGGGGAAGTGAAACCGAAATGCGCAACGTGGAGGGCGGGGAGCGGAGGGGGCGTCGCCGCGACCTCGGCGTCCGCCGCGGCTCTGCCCGCCGGGCCCATGTCCCACAGGGCGCGaagggggcaggaggaggtggaggagccgggggtggaggaggaagaagcagcgGCGGCGAGGGGCAGCCAGGCGCGGCCCAGGAGCCATCCGGAATCCACGGCGAGCGGCGGCAGGACCCAGGACCGGCATGAGAGGAAACGGAAGAGGCAGGAGGCGCAGCAGCTCCAGAAGCTCCAGCACCTGGAGTCCTT CTATGAGAAACCTCCCCCAGGGCTAATTAAG gagaatgaaacaaaaccagaagactGCATACCTGATGTTCCAGGCAATGAGAGTGCACGAGAATTCCTGGCACATGCCCCAACCAAGGGGCTTTGGATGCCATTGGGAAAAGAAGTCAAAGTCATGCAGT GCTGGAGATGTAAACGTTACGGACACAGAACGGGAGACAAAGAATGCCCATTCTTTATCAAAGGCAACCAGAAATTGGAGCAGTTTCGAGTA GCACATGAAGATCCAATGTATGATATAATAAGGGAAAATAAACgtcatgaaaaagaaatgag GATACAGCAActgaagcagctcctggaggaTTCTACCTCAGAAGATGATGGTAACAGTGATGATGAAGAAGATAGCAGCAGCTCCACTTCCTCAGAAggtaaacataagaaaaaaaagagaaagaaagaaaagaaaaaaaaagaaaagaagaagaagaaaaagagaaaacgAAAATCATCTAAATCTAATGACAAGTCAGAATCTGACTGA